CATTTCTGCGGCAGCCGCGCTGCAGAGTGACGAAGTAAAGGGAACAGCCCGAACAGCGTCGCCGCGCTCAGCAGAAGGGCGAATATCGAGCGCAGATCGCTCGGCCACAAGGCATCGATGATTTTCAGAACTGCTAAGGACAACTGCAGTCTGCCGACGAAAAAATCCAATAAGAAACGGTCGTTCGGATGAGTAAGCAAAGCTTCCTGCACTGTTTGTAAAATCGGATCGTTTATCAGGATCCAGAGGAGAAAAAGGGTAAAGAGCCCGATCGTTCTTTTTAGGACTGCACTCTTTTGTGTCGGCAGGTTGGGGTGAGCAAATATGGAAAGCAGGGAAGCGGTCCACCAAACGCCGGCGAAAAGATCGGCGTCAAGCAGACGGATACCGGCGGCTATAGCGCCGACGGCAAGCGTTAAAAGCGGCGAGAGGATGAACAACAGCACCGGTGAGCTCCTGCGCATGGCTACGACAGCACCTCATCCGGCGCTCCTTCACGGGAAAGCTGCCGGAATTCATTGAGGAAATCAGACAAAGTTTGGTAAAACTTGCCGGCAAGGATCGTCATAATTTTGAGAGCGGTTTCGGGGCTGGAGACCGCCAGACGATTGTAATCTGATTTCGGCAGAGCCAATAGAACCGATTCCTCCAGCGTGACGGCGCCGTGACGGCGATCTCGGGTGGTAAAAAGCGCGGACTCGCCGAAATAGCTCCCTTGCCGGACTGTTCTCATGGGCTGCATAGTGCCGTTTTTTTGTTGAAAGAGGCTGACCGACCCTTTGAGGACAAAATAGAGGGCGCCTGCCGGACTGCCGATGGGATAAACAACCTCATCGGCGCTCAAGCGGCGCAAATAGGTATGACGGGCAAGCGCTTTGAGCGAACGTTTTCCAAAACCGGAAAATAAGGGGCAGGAATTGATGAGTTCCCACTTTTCGCCCTCTTCGTAGAAATCGCCGCTTACTATGCTTTCCAAGCGGTCCAAGAGTCGATAACCCATAACCACCCCAATCCGTTGTCGCGATGCCGCGTGCAACGAACGGCGGCATCATTTCTATTGCTTTTAGCCTCTCAAAATCTTAACTTTATTTAAAGTTAACCAGGCAATTGCATGCGGCGTTTTTCAATATACGCAATTCTCTTTTTTGTTAACAGTATTTTCTTCGTTTCCAGTGCCCAAAGTTCGGCAGAAAAGTCGGAGCTGCAGTCGCTGCAAGAGGAAATTCGCAGGTATGAACAGCAGCTCAAGCAAAAGAGCGAAAAGCAAAAAGCGGCAGCAGAGCTGATCGCCGGTTTGGATCGCCAGATCGATTTGACGAGCTCGAATCTATATCGTCAGCGAAAGGAACTCGAGTCGGTCAAACGTCAGATCGAGCTGCACCAAAAAGAGATTGCCGAGCTGGAAGCCGAAATTGCCGCTTTGAAGGAGATTATCAAAAAGCGGCTAATTGCTTTTTATAAATATGGGCGGCGGCCTGAATACGAACTGCTTTTGAGCGCCAAAGGCATTCAGCATGTCGATGCCTGGCTGCGCTATCAAAAAATCGTCGCCGATAACGACCGGCGCAATTTTAAGGCGTTGGCATCGCGCAAAGAGCGTTTGGAGCAGGAACTTTTAGCGCTGCAGCAGCAGCAAAGCAGAAAAGAGGTCCTGACGCGGCAATATGAACTGACGGCTGCGGAACTAAAGAATACTCGGGCAAGGCGAAGCGAACATCTCAAGTCGCTGCAAAAGGATGCGGATTTTTTGCGCGCCCGCCTCAATGAACTTCAGGCAGCGCAGCGTCAGATCGAAAAAACGATTGCCGATTTGGAAACTCGCCGGCGCGAGCAGCAAAAGACCGAAACCGCACCTGCGGCATCCAAACCGCAGCCATCGGCTCCGCGGACGGTGCGGCGCAGTGCGGCGCCGAGCCGGTTCGACGCCTTAGAAGGGCGACTGCCATGGCCGACCGAGGGAACCGTCGTCACACGCTTCGGCAAACAGCGCCATCCCATTTTCAATACCATTACGGAAAATTTGGGCGTCGACATCCGCGCCTCGCTCGGAGCACCGGTAAGGGCTGTTTTGGATGGTAAGGTCGAGACCATCTCCTGGCAGCGCGGCAGCGGCAGCATCATCATTCTCAGCCACGGCGACGGATATTATACCGTTTACACCCATGTGGCCGAGATTCGCGTCAATGTCGGCGATACGATTAAAGCGGGCGATCTCCTCGGCGTGGTCGGCGATTCGGGGTCGCTGAGCGGGCCGCTTCTCCACTTTCAAATCTGGCGGAATTCGGAGAATCTTGATCCGGAAAAATGGCTGTCCAAGAAAAGGCTGCCAGCCGCAGCCGGATTGGCATCGGAAAGGTAATCGATTCGGAATGGGTTTTGAACGCGTCATCGGTCAGCAGCATGCAAAGGATATTCTGCGGCAGGCCCTGCAAAGCGGCAGGATGGCGCACGCTTATCTTTTCATCGGACCGGAGGGCGTCGGCAAGGAAGCCTTGGCAGTGGAATTTGCCAAGGCCCTGCTCTGCACCGGCAAGGAGAATCCTCCATGCCTGCAATGCCTCAACTGCCGGCGCGTTGAGCAGTTTCAGCATCCCGATCTCATGTTTCTTTTTCCGGCGGCCAAAGAAACCGATGCGGATCAACTTCGTAAGGTGTTGGACAGTTTTGCAGCCCAGCCGTATCGAAGGCAGCGGCTTTCGGCTGTGACGATTTCGATCGAACGCATCCGAGAGGTGAGGCGGTGGGCGGCGCTCAAGCCGCTGGAAGGGCGTCAGGTGGTCGTCATCGGCGAGGCCGACCGCATCAAGGCCGAAGCGGCTAATGCCCTGCTCAAGCTTCTCGAAGAGCCGCCGGCCGAGTTGTACTTTTTGCTGACCTCGTCGCAACCGGAGGCCCTGCTGCCGACGATCGTCTCGCGCTGCCAACAGATTCGACTGCATCCGCTGAGCGAAAAAGAGATCATGACGGCGTTGATCGAACGGGAGGGAATGGACGAAGAGCAGGCCAGGCTGCTGAGCCGCATCAGCCAGGGCAGCTACCGCCGCGCTTTGGAATGGGCGGATGAAGATTTCGGCAGGCTGCGCGACGATGTGCTCGATCTGCTGCGCGCGTCGCTGCGCACCCACAGAGCGCGATTGGAAACAGTCGAAAAACTCGCTCAGCAATACGATCGCCGTGAACTCGCCGATCTCCTCGATCTTGTGATGATTTGGTTCCGCGACGCTCAATTGCTGCAGCTTTTTGCCGGTGATGCCGAAAGATTTGTCGTCAACCTCGATCGACTCGAGCAGCTGAAACGATTTGTCGATGCGTTTGAGACGATCGACTATGATCGCATTTTTCAAGACATCGAAACATCCATACAAATGATCGAGCGCAGCGTTTATCAGCAGCTGGTTTTGCTGGTGCTGCTGAGTCGAATGCGTGCCGCTGTAAAACTGAAAGGTCGAAGCATATGATGATAGAGATATTGTTCAAAGGTGAACGTCGGGAAATCTACCATAACCCGCAGCAGTTTCCATTTCAGGTCGGTGATTACGCCATTGTCGAGGCGGAAAAGGGTGAAGATCTGGGGATTGTCAACCAGATCGGATCGCTGTTGGAGCGAAAACGGCGCGATACACCGATCCGCAACATCATCCGCAAGCCGACGGTGCAAGATATGGCGCGTTATCGTGAAAATCGCCGTAAAGAATTCGAAGCCTATCAGCTCTGTCGGAAAAAAGTGGCCGAACACGGCCTGGATATGAAGGTGGTCGACGTCGAGTATCAGTTCGACGGC
This genomic interval from candidate division KSB1 bacterium contains the following:
- a CDS encoding peptidoglycan DD-metalloendopeptidase family protein — protein: MRRFSIYAILFFVNSIFFVSSAQSSAEKSELQSLQEEIRRYEQQLKQKSEKQKAAAELIAGLDRQIDLTSSNLYRQRKELESVKRQIELHQKEIAELEAEIAALKEIIKKRLIAFYKYGRRPEYELLLSAKGIQHVDAWLRYQKIVADNDRRNFKALASRKERLEQELLALQQQQSRKEVLTRQYELTAAELKNTRARRSEHLKSLQKDADFLRARLNELQAAQRQIEKTIADLETRRREQQKTETAPAASKPQPSAPRTVRRSAAPSRFDALEGRLPWPTEGTVVTRFGKQRHPIFNTITENLGVDIRASLGAPVRAVLDGKVETISWQRGSGSIIILSHGDGYYTVYTHVAEIRVNVGDTIKAGDLLGVVGDSGSLSGPLLHFQIWRNSENLDPEKWLSKKRLPAAAGLASER
- the holB gene encoding DNA polymerase III subunit delta' — protein: MGFERVIGQQHAKDILRQALQSGRMAHAYLFIGPEGVGKEALAVEFAKALLCTGKENPPCLQCLNCRRVEQFQHPDLMFLFPAAKETDADQLRKVLDSFAAQPYRRQRLSAVTISIERIREVRRWAALKPLEGRQVVVIGEADRIKAEAANALLKLLEEPPAELYFLLTSSQPEALLPTIVSRCQQIRLHPLSEKEIMTALIEREGMDEEQARLLSRISQGSYRRALEWADEDFGRLRDDVLDLLRASLRTHRARLETVEKLAQQYDRRELADLLDLVMIWFRDAQLLQLFAGDAERFVVNLDRLEQLKRFVDAFETIDYDRIFQDIETSIQMIERSVYQQLVLLVLLSRMRAAVKLKGRSI
- a CDS encoding cyclic nucleotide-binding domain-containing protein, giving the protein MGYRLLDRLESIVSGDFYEEGEKWELINSCPLFSGFGKRSLKALARHTYLRRLSADEVVYPIGSPAGALYFVLKGSVSLFQQKNGTMQPMRTVRQGSYFGESALFTTRDRRHGAVTLEESVLLALPKSDYNRLAVSSPETALKIMTILAGKFYQTLSDFLNEFRQLSREGAPDEVLS